A window of Edaphobacter lichenicola contains these coding sequences:
- a CDS encoding SDR family NAD(P)-dependent oxidoreductase, whose amino-acid sequence MDYTIEDFDNLFATNVRGPFFLVQQLLPILGDGSNIVAISSAVARTVVGKPGEENPSILAYASTKGALETLIKNWAAILGPSGIRVNAVAPGVIDTDMSNFTKTEAGRETALGMQALKRLGKAEDVADVVAFVASDAARWITGASIPVDGGSKL is encoded by the coding sequence GTGGATTACACGATAGAGGATTTTGACAACCTCTTTGCGACAAACGTCCGAGGCCCGTTCTTTCTGGTACAGCAACTCCTGCCCATTCTAGGCGACGGTTCAAACATCGTTGCTATCTCCTCTGCTGTGGCACGTACGGTAGTTGGCAAGCCCGGCGAGGAAAATCCTTCGATTCTCGCTTACGCCTCTACGAAAGGGGCCCTTGAGACCCTGATCAAGAATTGGGCCGCCATTCTTGGGCCGAGCGGCATACGCGTAAACGCTGTCGCTCCTGGGGTCATCGACACAGATATGTCGAATTTCACGAAGACCGAGGCAGGACGCGAGACCGCGCTGGGAATGCAGGCGCTTAAGCGACTCGGCAAGGCCGAGGATGTTGCCGACGTAGTCGCCTTTGTGGCGTCTGATGCGGCGCGCTGGATCACGGGTGCGAGTATTCCCGTCGATGGCGGTTCGAAGCTCTAA
- a CDS encoding SDR family NAD(P)-dependent oxidoreductase — MTTLQNKTALVTGASRGIGRATAVAVAEAGAHVLVHYGRSAQEAESLVTEIQARGGRANAISADRELRTACRCLPSRSVPSSAIGWMCLCSTPESASCSHRGLHDRGF, encoded by the coding sequence ATGACTACACTTCAAAACAAAACAGCGCTTGTGACTGGCGCATCGAGAGGCATTGGCCGCGCAACGGCAGTGGCTGTGGCTGAGGCCGGCGCGCACGTCCTGGTTCACTATGGCCGTTCTGCGCAGGAAGCGGAGTCTCTGGTCACCGAGATTCAGGCGAGAGGCGGACGTGCAAATGCAATTTCAGCCGACCGGGAACTCCGGACGGCGTGTCGCTGCTTGCCAAGCAGGTCCGTTCCATCGTCGGCGATCGGTTGGATGTGCTTGTGCTCAACGCCGGAATCAGCAAGTTGCTCGCATCGTGGATTACACGATAGAGGATTTTGA
- a CDS encoding SDR family NAD(P)-dependent oxidoreductase: MSKLAKKVVLVTGGSRGIGAAIAKRLAADGASVAITYAKDTNSAAAVVKAIELAGGKAIAIQADAANIEAVKGAVEKAVATFGRLDVLVNNAGTAIPKPFEEATQEEMDRVIDINIRGVFATTQTALKHMKDGGRIIMVGSAVGERAVAPGLVPYAATKGAVKMFTQALSREVGGRGITVNNVQPGPIDTDLNPASGDWAVPQKAATALNRYGHVEEIAAMVAFVAGPESSYITGANLTVDGGMNA; the protein is encoded by the coding sequence ATGTCTAAGTTAGCGAAGAAAGTGGTACTCGTAACTGGCGGTTCCCGCGGCATTGGCGCAGCGATTGCGAAGCGTCTGGCCGCCGATGGAGCAAGCGTAGCCATCACGTACGCAAAGGACACCAACTCGGCCGCAGCCGTCGTCAAAGCCATTGAACTCGCCGGGGGAAAAGCTATCGCGATCCAGGCGGACGCTGCCAACATCGAAGCAGTCAAAGGTGCGGTCGAAAAGGCGGTCGCGACCTTCGGACGGCTGGATGTGCTTGTGAACAATGCCGGCACGGCCATTCCGAAACCGTTCGAAGAGGCCACGCAGGAGGAGATGGATCGCGTCATCGACATCAACATCCGCGGCGTATTCGCTACCACGCAGACTGCGCTAAAGCACATGAAGGATGGCGGCCGCATCATCATGGTCGGTTCGGCCGTGGGCGAGCGTGCCGTTGCGCCCGGGCTTGTGCCCTATGCGGCCACGAAGGGAGCCGTCAAGATGTTCACGCAGGCGCTGTCAAGAGAGGTGGGGGGCCGTGGCATCACGGTCAACAACGTCCAGCCGGGTCCGATCGATACCGATTTGAATCCCGCCTCGGGTGATTGGGCGGTACCGCAGAAGGCCGCCACGGCGCTCAACCGCTATGGGCACGTTGAGGAGATCGCCGCGATGGTAGCGTTCGTCGCCGGTCCTGAATCCTCGTACATCACCGGAGCAAATCTGACCGTGGATGGCGGAATGAATGCCTGA
- the pulA gene encoding pullulanase-type alpha-1,6-glucosidase → MKIRIGTPRLLCRASSRALMFLLCVFASASAFGADPAIPSGDIRIHYHRPDGNYSGWTVYAFDNTTEDTGNYGGGPVQVTGTDSFGAYFDVGVTPGAQEVGIIIHNPTASGGDQKDTPNNLFVDPATQGIEYWAYSGIAKLYTSAPSLTNPTALLPGYVRVHYHRTDGNYGGWTIYAFYDTTEFTGDYNSGLVPATNTDAYGVYFDVAVVPNAQNLGLIIHNPSAPGGDQKDPGPNEFVDPSTEGFEYWGYTGIGKLYKSQPSLSNPAALLPGYARIHYFRPDGNYANWTVYAFNDTAEYTGDFNDGLTGVTSHDSYGAYFDISLIPNPKDLGFIVHNISTGVKDPGPDMHLNVATNTQAWAISGNATVFLTTPTPTQILDSLLNVEQAYWLDRQRVAIQPQFAQSGDTFAISSSLTGGLSVTPTGVTGGTNIPLTVGGALTADELLRYPQLNGYTVLQLPANTQLSALQTALEGQLAFSAIGSNGALQYATGIQFAGVLDDLYYYPGKLGVVFHHWDDKDWRDWPDDEDCAVKLKLWAPTAQSVSLQLFDHESDTAPSAVAPMHEHDGVWVAKGDPGWKDKYYLYSVKVWVSADGAVDTNVTSDPYSIDIALNGTKSRITDLDSDKTKPAGWDEETSPPLRSVSDMSIYELHVRDFSVNDLTVPLAHRGMYEAFEDQGSDGMKHLRSLAESGLKAVHILPSFHFASVNEDKSKWIIPTGLAAYPPDGQQQQAAVTASQTNPAYNWGYDPVHYMTPEGSYAINPDNRVREYRGMVDGLHKAGLRVVQDVVFNHTNASGEAPNSNLDEVVPNYYHRLDANGNLETGSCCPDTASEHLMMEKLIIDTLVLNARDYKIDGFRFDILSFMFTYNIQHIQRALQALIPEKDGVDGSKIYLYGEGFNFGDTANNQIGPNASQINLYGFGVGTFNDRIRDGIHGGSPFTDERVQGFATGLFTDPSDYTNSNPPLNGQQNQLLQYSDWIDVGLTGNLRDYSFTDSAGATVTGAQVLYNGQPTGYTKSPIEAVNYASVHDNQDLFDKVQLKSSYNDNIATRARRQVMGMSLVTLGEGIPFFQAGDDLLRSKDMDQNSYNSGDWFNKIDWSGKTANWGIGLPIASQNQAQWPIMMPLLSNPAYTPLPANIAYSKAAFSELLQIRYSSELFRMPTFEEVQQNLTFLNTGSNQTPGLIVMKLDANGGSYGIYKHVVVVFNATNASVTFTNSHLQGLGLHLHPVQRHSSDPATSQSTFNSKEGTATVPALTTAVFVAETE, encoded by the coding sequence ATGAAAATCCGGATTGGAACACCGCGCCTTCTGTGCAGGGCCAGTTCTCGCGCCCTGATGTTTCTGCTATGCGTTTTTGCGTCGGCCTCGGCCTTTGGGGCCGATCCGGCTATCCCCTCGGGTGACATACGCATTCACTACCATCGACCGGACGGCAACTATAGCGGCTGGACGGTCTACGCCTTCGATAACACCACGGAAGACACTGGCAACTATGGCGGCGGTCCGGTTCAAGTGACTGGAACGGACAGCTTCGGCGCGTATTTTGACGTTGGAGTGACACCCGGCGCGCAAGAGGTTGGGATTATTATTCACAACCCGACGGCATCGGGCGGAGACCAGAAGGACACTCCCAACAATCTCTTTGTCGACCCCGCGACTCAGGGCATCGAGTACTGGGCGTACTCCGGGATAGCCAAGCTGTATACGTCTGCGCCAAGCCTCACGAATCCCACTGCTCTGCTGCCGGGATACGTCCGTGTTCACTATCACCGGACGGACGGCAACTACGGAGGCTGGACGATCTATGCCTTCTACGACACCACGGAGTTCACCGGCGACTACAACAGCGGACTCGTACCTGCGACGAACACTGACGCATACGGGGTGTATTTTGATGTGGCAGTTGTCCCGAATGCGCAGAACCTGGGGCTGATCATTCACAATCCGTCTGCGCCGGGAGGCGATCAGAAAGACCCTGGGCCGAACGAGTTTGTCGATCCTTCTACGGAAGGCTTTGAGTACTGGGGCTACACCGGGATCGGCAAGCTGTACAAGAGCCAGCCAAGCCTGAGCAATCCTGCCGCGCTGTTGCCCGGGTACGCCCGCATTCACTACTTCCGGCCCGACGGGAACTATGCGAACTGGACCGTTTATGCCTTTAACGACACAGCGGAGTATACCGGCGACTTCAACGACGGACTGACCGGAGTGACCAGCCATGACTCCTACGGCGCGTACTTCGACATAAGTCTGATTCCCAACCCAAAGGACCTCGGATTTATCGTCCACAACATCTCTACTGGGGTTAAAGATCCCGGGCCCGACATGCATCTGAATGTCGCTACCAACACCCAGGCGTGGGCGATCTCAGGGAACGCGACTGTCTTCCTCACAACTCCGACTCCTACCCAGATACTGGATAGTCTCCTGAACGTGGAGCAGGCGTACTGGCTCGATCGCCAGCGAGTAGCCATTCAGCCGCAGTTTGCTCAAAGTGGTGACACCTTCGCGATAAGCTCCAGCCTCACCGGCGGCCTGTCTGTGACTCCCACCGGCGTCACTGGAGGCACCAATATTCCGCTCACCGTTGGCGGAGCCCTGACTGCGGATGAGTTGCTTCGATACCCGCAATTGAATGGGTACACCGTCCTTCAACTACCGGCGAATACGCAGCTTTCGGCCTTGCAGACGGCGCTCGAAGGACAGCTCGCGTTTTCGGCCATCGGTTCAAATGGAGCGCTGCAATATGCCACCGGCATTCAGTTCGCTGGCGTTCTGGATGATCTCTACTACTACCCTGGCAAGCTCGGTGTCGTCTTTCATCATTGGGACGACAAAGACTGGCGCGATTGGCCTGACGACGAGGATTGCGCCGTCAAACTGAAGCTCTGGGCGCCCACTGCACAGAGTGTCTCCTTGCAACTCTTCGATCACGAATCCGATACTGCGCCGTCCGCCGTTGCCCCGATGCATGAGCACGATGGAGTATGGGTAGCGAAAGGTGACCCTGGCTGGAAGGATAAGTACTACCTCTACAGCGTGAAGGTGTGGGTGTCAGCCGACGGCGCGGTGGACACCAATGTCACCAGCGATCCCTATTCGATCGATATCGCGTTAAACGGCACCAAGAGCAGAATCACGGATCTCGACTCCGACAAGACGAAGCCCGCAGGCTGGGACGAGGAGACGTCACCTCCGCTAAGAAGCGTCAGCGATATGAGCATCTATGAACTTCATGTTCGCGACTTCAGCGTGAACGATCTCACAGTTCCGTTGGCTCATCGCGGAATGTACGAAGCCTTTGAGGACCAAGGTTCGGACGGTATGAAGCATCTTCGCTCTCTGGCCGAAAGCGGACTCAAAGCAGTCCATATCTTGCCCTCGTTCCACTTCGCCAGCGTGAATGAAGATAAATCAAAATGGATCATTCCCACCGGTCTGGCGGCATATCCGCCCGATGGCCAGCAGCAGCAGGCAGCCGTGACGGCAAGCCAGACTAATCCTGCGTACAACTGGGGGTACGATCCCGTGCACTACATGACGCCTGAGGGTAGCTACGCGATCAATCCAGATAACCGCGTGCGCGAGTATCGGGGAATGGTGGATGGGCTGCACAAGGCGGGACTGCGTGTGGTTCAGGATGTGGTCTTCAACCACACAAATGCCAGCGGCGAGGCTCCGAACTCCAATCTCGACGAGGTGGTGCCGAACTACTATCACCGCCTCGACGCGAATGGAAATCTTGAGACAGGCTCGTGCTGCCCCGACACCGCAAGCGAACACCTCATGATGGAAAAGCTGATCATCGACACCCTCGTGCTCAATGCGCGAGACTATAAGATCGATGGCTTCCGCTTCGACATCTTGAGCTTCATGTTCACATACAACATTCAGCATATTCAGCGGGCCCTGCAGGCACTTATTCCCGAGAAAGACGGTGTTGACGGATCGAAGATCTACCTCTATGGAGAAGGATTCAACTTCGGAGATACCGCGAACAATCAAATAGGTCCGAACGCCTCACAGATTAATCTTTATGGGTTTGGAGTTGGCACCTTCAACGATCGCATCCGCGATGGCATCCACGGTGGCAGCCCGTTTACCGATGAGCGCGTGCAGGGCTTTGCCACGGGGCTCTTCACCGACCCAAGCGATTACACCAACTCGAATCCGCCGCTAAACGGTCAGCAGAATCAGTTGCTACAGTACTCTGACTGGATCGATGTAGGACTCACAGGAAACCTGCGCGACTACAGTTTTACCGACAGCGCCGGGGCGACAGTAACCGGAGCCCAGGTGCTCTACAACGGACAACCAACCGGATATACCAAGAGCCCGATCGAGGCAGTCAACTATGCGTCAGTCCACGACAACCAGGACCTCTTCGACAAGGTGCAGCTAAAGTCGAGCTACAACGATAACATTGCCACTCGTGCCCGCAGGCAGGTGATGGGCATGAGCCTCGTAACCCTCGGGGAGGGAATTCCGTTCTTCCAGGCAGGCGACGATCTACTGCGCTCCAAGGACATGGACCAAAACAGTTACAACTCCGGTGACTGGTTCAATAAGATCGACTGGAGCGGTAAGACCGCAAACTGGGGCATCGGTCTGCCCATCGCGAGCCAGAACCAGGCCCAGTGGCCGATCATGATGCCGCTGCTCAGCAACCCTGCCTACACCCCGCTTCCAGCAAATATTGCATACAGTAAAGCAGCGTTCAGCGAATTGCTGCAGATCCGTTACAGCTCAGAGTTGTTCCGCATGCCCACCTTCGAGGAAGTGCAGCAGAACCTTACGTTTCTGAATACCGGTTCAAACCAGACGCCGGGGCTGATCGTGATGAAGCTGGATGCGAATGGCGGGAGCTACGGAATCTACAAACACGTCGTCGTCGTCTTCAACGCAACCAATGCTTCCGTGACCTTCACCAACAGTCATCTGCAGGGTTTGGGCCTGCATCTGCACCCGGTGCAGCGCCACTCCAGCGATCCCGCAACCAGTCAATCCACGTTCAACTCTAAAGAGGGGACTGCGACAGTACCCGCACTCACAACTGCGGTCTTTGTGGCTGAAACCGAGTAG